One stretch of Candidatus Bathyarchaeia archaeon DNA includes these proteins:
- a CDS encoding fibronectin type III domain-containing protein, whose amino-acid sequence MKTVRAQNCIFFAITLLLILSLIYATKPAYGAFSPKLSSPAQTETTVTLSWTKSDDWLFKSYTVKYSTSVNGPFNTVATITDQSTTNFAVDSLSPSTSYYFIVEDSASEIISSSTAQSNTLQVVTASIPAITITSKTSTTASLQWSDYNSYSSLVPFRSYVIQMSTNGGSWSTLTTVTDSSQNTYTVTGLSPATYDFRVYSVVGSSGQYTTTSNVAALTINPPLQLQISGSTTSCDVNQEVQFTASASGGTNSYGYQWYLNGDHLAGATSANFVYNPTEAGTFNIHATVEDTEDSLLATATSNTWTVTVTASVFGAVQGASVIYIVIGVIAIIAVIGVVLLVLRREPSSTR is encoded by the coding sequence ATGAAAACTGTGAGAGCACAAAATTGTATTTTTTTCGCTATAACGTTGCTCTTAATTCTAAGCTTGATTTACGCGACGAAACCTGCATACGGTGCATTCAGTCCTAAATTGTCTTCGCCAGCACAAACCGAGACAACAGTGACCTTATCATGGACTAAATCTGATGATTGGCTATTCAAAAGCTATACCGTAAAATACTCAACATCGGTGAACGGCCCGTTCAATACCGTTGCAACCATAACCGACCAAAGCACAACGAACTTTGCTGTTGATAGTCTAAGTCCAAGTACAAGTTACTATTTTATTGTAGAAGACTCAGCTTCAGAAATAATAAGCTCAAGCACAGCGCAGTCAAACACATTACAAGTAGTAACGGCATCGATTCCAGCAATAACAATTACTTCCAAAACATCAACAACAGCAAGCCTGCAGTGGAGTGATTATAACAGCTACTCTTCTTTAGTGCCTTTTAGAAGCTATGTCATACAAATGAGTACAAACGGGGGTTCATGGTCTACATTAACAACAGTTACTGATTCTTCCCAGAATACTTATACTGTAACTGGTCTAAGCCCAGCAACATATGATTTCAGAGTATATTCTGTAGTAGGCTCTTCTGGGCAATACACTACAACATCTAATGTTGCAGCTTTAACTATAAATCCTCCACTTCAGCTACAAATTAGCGGTTCAACAACATCATGTGACGTAAACCAAGAAGTTCAATTCACAGCTTCAGCAAGCGGTGGAACAAACTCATACGGCTACCAATGGTATTTAAATGGTGATCACTTGGCTGGTGCAACCTCAGCAAATTTCGTATATAATCCAACCGAAGCTGGAACATTTAATATACATGCAACTGTCGAAGACACCGAAGATTCTTTACTTGCAACAGCAACATCTAATACATGGACAGTTACAGTAACCGCTTCAGTGTTCGGAGCAGTTCAAGGGGCATCAGTGATATACATAGTCATAG
- a CDS encoding ArsR/SmtB family transcription factor, translating into MAEKTLSILRAVGNPNKAKIIAHLAKNRGETAEDIGKHLGYPLPTVYKYLRELEEAQIIESEVKGNTRIYSAGDFKLEVSPKTLAEAFAEQTFEDAYKGKFGGEGIKRLKEAIKKVKAGKLTFRQAASTLGISYFEFVMLMEENGALHA; encoded by the coding sequence ATGGCTGAAAAAACATTATCCATCCTACGAGCCGTGGGAAACCCCAACAAAGCCAAAATAATAGCCCACCTAGCCAAAAACAGGGGCGAAACCGCAGAAGACATAGGCAAACATCTCGGCTACCCGTTGCCAACCGTCTACAAATATTTACGGGAACTTGAAGAGGCACAGATTATCGAAAGCGAAGTTAAAGGCAATACCCGAATTTACTCCGCTGGAGACTTCAAACTTGAGGTGTCACCCAAAACGTTGGCAGAAGCGTTTGCAGAGCAAACTTTTGAAGATGCCTACAAAGGCAAGTTTGGCGGTGAAGGCATAAAAAGACTAAAGGAAGCCATCAAAAAAGTGAAAGCAGGCAAGCTAACGTTCAGGCAGGCAGCATCTACTTTAGGAATTTCCTACTTTGAATTTGTAATGCTCATGGAAGAAAATGGCGCGCTCCATGCCTAA
- a CDS encoding zinc-binding dehydrogenase, with the protein MKAVVYHGPKNIKVEQVPEPQVKRKKVLVHFRAGSICGTDLHLYRGDWKIKRGRIIGHDAWGIRDDTGERVVLSPVTNCGKCFYCMRGQPSLCERVLYFGLTKGGFFAETVAIRERNLIPLPDSVSDDEAAMMEPVALALHTLNMLKPDADDFATIIGQGPIGLLMMQVAKLKGCRTIAVDKEAYRLELSKKLGADYTINAAEENVVARVKQITERGSDVVVESAGTQKTVEQTPFLVRKAGRVALVGEFEGYLNLGDADEACFFSTYISATEYPTAVNLVAHKKVDLASLVTHKFKLEDFEKAIATANDHTQNPIKVLLTC; encoded by the coding sequence TTGAAAGCCGTTGTTTATCATGGTCCCAAAAACATCAAAGTTGAACAGGTCCCTGAGCCGCAAGTGAAGCGCAAAAAAGTTCTAGTCCACTTTAGGGCAGGCAGCATCTGCGGAACCGACCTGCACCTGTACCGCGGCGACTGGAAAATCAAACGCGGACGCATCATCGGGCACGACGCGTGGGGCATCCGAGACGACACGGGGGAGCGCGTGGTCCTCTCGCCAGTGACTAACTGCGGTAAATGCTTCTACTGCATGCGGGGGCAGCCGTCGCTGTGTGAGCGGGTTTTGTATTTTGGGTTAACCAAAGGCGGATTCTTCGCCGAAACCGTAGCCATTCGGGAACGCAACCTGATTCCGCTGCCTGACAGCGTCAGCGACGATGAAGCCGCCATGATGGAGCCCGTTGCGCTTGCCTTGCACACGCTCAACATGCTAAAGCCGGACGCTGACGACTTCGCTACCATCATCGGGCAGGGACCCATCGGCTTGCTTATGATGCAGGTTGCCAAGCTTAAAGGATGCCGCACCATAGCCGTAGACAAAGAAGCCTACCGTTTAGAGCTTTCCAAGAAGCTGGGCGCCGACTACACCATAAACGCCGCAGAAGAGAACGTTGTTGCGCGGGTTAAACAGATTACAGAGCGCGGCTCGGATGTGGTTGTGGAATCGGCGGGCACCCAAAAAACAGTGGAGCAAACGCCTTTCCTTGTACGCAAAGCGGGGCGGGTAGCGTTGGTGGGCGAGTTTGAAGGCTACCTCAACTTAGGCGACGCAGACGAAGCATGCTTCTTCTCAACCTACATCTCCGCAACCGAGTACCCCACAGCAGTGAATCTGGTTGCCCACAAAAAAGTGGACTTGGCAAGTCTCGTAACACATAAGTTTAAGCTGGAGGACTTCGAGAAGGCAATAGCGACCGCAAACGACCACACACAAAACCCAATCAAAGTTCTGCTCACGTGCTAA
- a CDS encoding substrate-binding domain-containing protein gives MNNTGKIIVAALIVIIVAAAGSYAYVSMQPAESPSPSPSPTATATPTPTSTPTPTATATPTVAPTPTATPTTAPTQTPTTAPTATPTPTSTPTTAPTPTPTVAPTATPTPTATPTPTATPTVAPTPTPSPVTLTVSSTTSLHDTGLEDVGPDSIKAAFEAQYPWITVNFLAQGTGAAIQTAMRGDADMIMVHSPSQEEAFLEGDYGVNRKIIAYNFFVIVGPADDPANIRGMAPADALKQVYTLAQNNTPGVIWVSRNDSSGTYTKEKSLWTSAGLDINTVSQDPDWYKSTGSGMGQTLLIANEFNGYTLSDTGTYLSYYSQGNIQLDTIVDAQKDLLNVYSVIADNPLNENLTNTNFDASMLFIEFIVSDAGQEIIANYGVADYGKPLFNSFLPLVNGQAPNATLLGWIENYAYIPPNVTECPAEYRYNATDLYSMPYDALPSPSPIVVQPAANVVDDLYPQPMVTAYAPVATQPEQP, from the coding sequence ATGAATAATACAGGCAAAATTATTGTAGCAGCCTTGATTGTGATAATCGTCGCAGCAGCAGGCTCCTACGCTTACGTCAGCATGCAACCTGCAGAATCACCCTCACCTTCGCCTTCTCCAACAGCAACCGCAACCCCCACCCCAACCTCAACCCCAACACCAACAGCAACAGCCACACCAACCGTTGCCCCCACGCCAACCGCGACGCCAACCACAGCCCCAACCCAAACACCCACAACTGCACCAACAGCAACTCCGACGCCCACATCAACACCTACAACAGCACCAACCCCGACCCCAACTGTAGCCCCCACCGCAACGCCAACGCCAACAGCTACGCCGACACCAACAGCAACTCCAACAGTTGCCCCCACACCTACACCTTCCCCAGTAACCTTAACAGTCTCCTCAACCACAAGCCTCCACGACACAGGACTTGAAGACGTCGGACCAGACTCCATAAAGGCGGCCTTTGAAGCCCAATACCCATGGATTACCGTCAACTTCTTGGCTCAAGGCACAGGCGCAGCCATCCAAACCGCCATGAGAGGTGACGCCGACATGATAATGGTCCACTCCCCCTCACAAGAAGAAGCCTTCTTAGAAGGCGACTATGGAGTGAACCGCAAAATCATTGCTTACAACTTCTTTGTCATTGTTGGTCCAGCAGATGACCCCGCCAACATCAGAGGCATGGCGCCCGCAGACGCCCTCAAACAAGTGTACACATTAGCCCAAAACAACACACCAGGAGTCATCTGGGTATCCCGAAATGACAGTTCAGGAACATACACCAAAGAGAAGAGTCTCTGGACATCTGCAGGGTTGGACATAAACACCGTCAGCCAAGACCCAGACTGGTATAAATCAACCGGCAGCGGCATGGGACAAACCTTGCTGATAGCTAACGAATTCAACGGATACACCCTCTCCGACACAGGCACATACCTCTCTTACTACAGCCAAGGCAACATTCAACTCGACACAATCGTTGACGCCCAAAAAGACCTGCTTAATGTCTACAGCGTAATAGCCGACAACCCGCTCAACGAGAACTTAACCAACACAAACTTTGACGCATCCATGCTGTTCATAGAATTCATTGTCTCTGATGCAGGTCAAGAAATCATCGCAAACTACGGCGTAGCAGACTACGGCAAACCACTATTCAACTCCTTCCTGCCCTTAGTCAACGGACAAGCCCCTAACGCCACACTACTGGGCTGGATAGAGAACTATGCGTACATCCCACCCAATGTAACTGAATGCCCCGCTGAATACCGATACAACGCCACTGACCTATACTCAATGCCCTACGACGCGCTTCCAAGCCCCAGCCCCATAGTAGTTCAACCCGCAGCAAACGTTGTCGACGACTTGTACCCACAGCCAATGGTCACCGCCTACGCGCCAGTAGCCACGCAACCAGAGCAGCCTTAA
- a CDS encoding ABC transporter permease, whose protein sequence is MPDIILQAFQRALELILSGNPEFYATVYRTIYVSGAGTLLACVWSIPIAVILGLYSFRGKWVIKGLFNALIGIPTVALGLLLYLLLSRQGAFGFMHLLFTVNGVMIGQAILVTPIIVSFVANALSTSDAQVRDLARTLGASNLQTNLTIMRETIWSMALAIVAAFNRGFGELGIATIVGGSILGQTRVLTTAIALEINYGAFDVAMAYAIILMTIVISLTLTLNLIEKLRQQESIWNKNRLAIWRHWGQ, encoded by the coding sequence ATGCCCGATATTATCCTTCAAGCATTTCAGAGAGCCTTGGAACTAATTTTAAGCGGAAACCCCGAGTTTTACGCAACCGTCTACCGAACAATCTACGTTTCGGGGGCAGGCACACTGCTGGCATGTGTGTGGAGCATCCCTATCGCGGTTATTTTAGGGCTGTACTCGTTTAGGGGAAAATGGGTAATCAAGGGCTTATTTAACGCCTTGATAGGCATACCCACCGTGGCTTTGGGATTGCTGCTTTACTTGCTCCTCTCCAGACAGGGCGCATTTGGCTTCATGCACTTGCTTTTCACAGTCAACGGAGTTATGATTGGTCAGGCCATACTGGTCACCCCAATAATTGTCAGCTTTGTCGCCAACGCATTAAGCACCTCCGACGCCCAAGTTCGAGACTTAGCTCGAACCCTTGGCGCCTCAAACTTGCAAACAAACTTGACAATTATGCGGGAAACAATCTGGTCCATGGCGCTTGCCATTGTAGCCGCCTTTAACCGAGGCTTTGGAGAACTCGGAATCGCCACCATTGTAGGCGGAAGCATACTGGGCCAAACCCGCGTTTTAACCACCGCCATCGCCCTCGAAATAAACTATGGCGCCTTTGACGTAGCCATGGCATACGCAATAATTCTCATGACAATCGTGATTTCATTAACGTTAACGCTTAACTTGATTGAGAAACTGCGGCAACAAGAGAGCATCTGGAACAAAAATAGATTAGCCATATGGAGACACTGGGGTCAATGA
- a CDS encoding ABC transporter ATP-binding protein has protein sequence MNANLQLENVEKTFNDVKALDKVSLSMNGGKIIVLIGVNGAGKTTLLRILAGLEKANKGKLYFNGTKISDGELRHIATLVFQRTAMLTRSVYSNLAYGLKIRGQNDEAIKDKIAQALHTVGLKNFEKRKAKKTSGGEQQRIALARAFLLEPKILLLDEPTANLDPNSAMIIERAIINSKKDDTIIIMATHNLSQARRLGDEVIHIHGGKIVERANPDDFFDRPQSEITRKFINGELEF, from the coding sequence ATGAACGCTAACCTCCAACTTGAAAACGTAGAGAAAACATTCAACGACGTAAAAGCCTTAGACAAAGTAAGCCTCAGTATGAATGGCGGCAAAATCATCGTACTTATCGGCGTCAACGGCGCAGGCAAAACCACGTTGCTGCGGATTTTGGCAGGTTTAGAAAAAGCCAACAAAGGTAAATTATATTTTAATGGCACAAAAATCTCCGACGGAGAACTACGACACATCGCGACGTTAGTTTTCCAAAGAACAGCCATGCTAACCCGGTCAGTTTACTCGAATTTGGCGTACGGCCTGAAAATTAGGGGACAAAATGATGAAGCAATTAAAGATAAAATTGCTCAGGCACTACATACAGTTGGTTTGAAGAATTTCGAAAAACGCAAAGCCAAAAAAACCTCAGGCGGAGAGCAACAGCGAATTGCCTTGGCAAGGGCGTTTCTGTTGGAACCCAAAATTTTGCTGCTGGATGAGCCGACCGCGAACTTGGACCCGAACAGCGCCATGATTATCGAACGCGCCATCATAAACAGCAAAAAAGATGACACCATCATCATAATGGCGACTCATAATCTAAGTCAAGCGCGACGGTTAGGGGATGAGGTTATTCATATTCATGGGGGGAAAATTGTTGAGCGGGCAAACCCTGACGACTTCTTTGACCGCCCCCAGAGTGAAATCACCCGTAAATTCATAAATGGGGAACTTGAATTCTAA
- a CDS encoding TOBE domain-containing protein translates to MLNHKHKPLCKVWIECDGKPVIGKGGAEILQGITTEKSLTKAAEKVGMSYRYVWNYIQKIEKAVGEPIVQTHKGGKTGGGGAELTALGKNLLDEYKQLEGYLNQMLSNADDGVEVKNLKISARNSLKGKVLSVEKGVITAKVKVEIAVPSTITSVITKESVEELDIKEGDEVTVIIKSTEVMIGK, encoded by the coding sequence ATGCTCAACCACAAACATAAGCCCTTATGCAAAGTCTGGATTGAATGTGATGGAAAACCAGTGATAGGCAAGGGCGGAGCAGAGATTCTTCAAGGTATAACCACCGAAAAATCGCTCACCAAAGCCGCCGAAAAAGTCGGCATGTCCTACCGTTACGTTTGGAATTACATCCAGAAAATTGAGAAAGCCGTCGGCGAACCCATCGTCCAAACCCACAAGGGCGGAAAAACAGGCGGGGGCGGAGCAGAACTAACAGCGTTGGGTAAAAACTTGTTGGATGAGTATAAGCAGTTAGAGGGCTACCTTAACCAGATGCTCTCTAACGCCGATGATGGAGTGGAGGTGAAGAATTTGAAGATAAGTGCAAGAAACAGCCTAAAAGGAAAAGTCCTCTCCGTTGAAAAGGGCGTCATAACCGCTAAAGTCAAAGTTGAAATCGCCGTGCCCTCCACGATAACCTCAGTTATCACCAAAGAATCCGTGGAAGAGCTGGACATAAAAGAAGGCGACGAAGTCACCGTCATCATAAAGTCTACTGAAGTGATGATAGGAAAATAA
- a CDS encoding DNA-directed RNA polymerase subunit H translates to MKSFPVFDIFEHALVPRHEILPKKERERLLEHLKVKPYQMPQITSTDPAVKAIGAKPGDVLKIIRKSSTAGEHIAYRYVVE, encoded by the coding sequence CTGAAGTCTTTCCCCGTGTTTGACATTTTCGAGCACGCTTTGGTTCCCCGCCACGAAATCCTTCCCAAGAAGGAACGTGAACGTCTGCTGGAGCACTTGAAAGTTAAGCCTTACCAGATGCCCCAAATAACCTCCACTGACCCTGCGGTTAAAGCCATCGGGGCAAAACCTGGCGATGTTCTTAAAATCATTAGAAAAAGCTCCACTGCCGGCGAGCACATCGCTTACCGTTACGTAGTGGAGTAA
- a CDS encoding HK97-gp10 family putative phage morphogenesis protein → MSVNIQISVQGAKEFSQALSRFDQETLTQLQSKLAAWAESVKAEAVRLVPVRTGRLKTSIYARTQEWQAQVGATAPYAAAIELGSSSRRARPFLQPALQKRLPELERTLRQAIESAKTGAGL, encoded by the coding sequence ATGAGCGTTAACATCCAAATCAGCGTGCAAGGCGCCAAAGAATTCTCTCAGGCACTCAGCCGTTTCGACCAAGAAACCCTCACTCAATTGCAGAGCAAACTGGCGGCGTGGGCAGAATCAGTGAAAGCTGAAGCTGTTCGGCTGGTGCCTGTGCGCACGGGACGCTTGAAAACCAGCATCTACGCCCGAACGCAGGAGTGGCAAGCCCAAGTCGGCGCAACCGCCCCCTACGCGGCAGCCATCGAGTTAGGCTCTTCCAGCCGTCGTGCACGCCCCTTCCTTCAGCCAGCACTTCAAAAGCGGCTTCCCGAATTAGAACGCACCCTACGTCAAGCCATAGAATCCGCCAAAACGGGGGCAGGTCTTTGA
- a CDS encoding phage tail tube protein yields the protein MPETYSAHESRLYYVTETAFGQTPTSPLMLSVQAESLEPAVNPNNLKIRGVGNPDLQAVKKGLRAPTLKLSYPLPSDAPISFLQYAKNELETSLSIQLLYYKGVFSAATNIISLLYAGCKFQKLQVACSVEDVVKADAELLAQNLTLGTSKIADANYTDYSGAVPFYESYIKKDAATVDRVTDWKFSIENNLKQVPVIRASNGHLLKYLPHRHRNLTGEVTFEFESKEEFDGIIDDAEFSLEFGLGGANKATFSGCKWENASAPVRIEELVSLKAAFVAKTFTLT from the coding sequence GTGCCAGAAACCTACAGTGCCCACGAAAGCCGCCTCTACTACGTGACTGAAACGGCTTTTGGGCAAACCCCCACTTCCCCGTTGATGCTGAGTGTCCAAGCCGAAAGCTTAGAGCCCGCCGTCAACCCCAACAACCTCAAAATCCGCGGCGTCGGCAACCCCGACCTGCAAGCAGTCAAAAAAGGCTTACGAGCACCCACCCTCAAACTCAGCTACCCCCTGCCCAGCGATGCCCCCATAAGCTTTCTGCAGTACGCCAAAAACGAACTTGAAACCTCCCTCAGCATCCAACTGCTCTACTATAAAGGCGTCTTCTCCGCGGCAACCAACATTATTTCACTGCTCTATGCAGGATGCAAATTCCAAAAACTCCAAGTCGCCTGCAGCGTTGAAGACGTGGTGAAAGCTGACGCGGAACTGCTGGCTCAGAACCTCACCCTGGGCACCTCAAAAATTGCGGACGCAAACTACACAGACTACTCGGGAGCCGTGCCCTTCTATGAGAGCTACATCAAAAAAGACGCCGCCACAGTAGACCGCGTTACCGACTGGAAATTCAGCATCGAAAACAACCTCAAACAAGTCCCCGTTATCCGCGCCTCTAACGGGCATCTGCTCAAGTATTTGCCGCATCGGCACCGCAACCTGACTGGCGAGGTAACGTTTGAGTTTGAGAGCAAAGAGGAATTTGACGGCATCATCGACGACGCCGAGTTCAGCCTTGAATTTGGCTTAGGCGGCGCCAACAAAGCAACGTTTAGTGGATGCAAATGGGAAAACGCCTCTGCCCCTGTCCGTATTGAAGAGCTCGTCAGCCTCAAAGCGGCGTTTGTCGCCAAAACCTTCACCCTAACCTGA